In Paenibacillus guangzhouensis, a single window of DNA contains:
- the clpP gene encoding ATP-dependent Clp endopeptidase proteolytic subunit ClpP: MNLIPMVVEQTNRGERSYDIYSRLLKDRIIFLGSAIDDDVANTVIAQLLFLAAEDPEKDISLYINSPGGSVTAGLGILDTMNFIKPDVSTICVGLAASMGSLLLTAGAKGKRFVLPNSEVMIHQPLGGVRGQATDIKIHADWIIKTKQKLNQIYVDTTGQPLEKIERDTDRDNFMSAEEAVAYGLVDQVLTRPIMN, translated from the coding sequence ATGAATCTGATACCTATGGTTGTAGAGCAAACAAATCGAGGCGAAAGATCTTACGATATCTACTCGAGACTGCTCAAGGATCGCATTATATTTTTGGGGAGTGCGATTGATGATGATGTAGCCAATACAGTCATTGCCCAACTCCTCTTTTTAGCAGCCGAAGATCCGGAGAAGGATATTTCACTATATATTAATTCCCCGGGCGGATCGGTGACAGCAGGACTTGGTATTTTGGATACGATGAATTTCATCAAACCGGATGTATCAACGATCTGTGTCGGTCTAGCTGCAAGTATGGGTTCTCTCCTCTTAACAGCTGGTGCGAAAGGCAAGCGATTCGTATTGCCGAATAGTGAAGTGATGATTCACCAGCCATTAGGCGGTGTGAGAGGTCAAGCGACCGATATTAAGATTCATGCGGATTGGATCATTAAGACGAAGCAGAAATTGAATCAAATTTATGTGGATACGACGGGTCAACCCCTTGAGAAGATCGAACGTGATACAGACCGCGACAATTTTATGAGTGCAGAGG
- a CDS encoding YjdF family protein, which translates to MKLTVFYDGQYWVGVVEESTEGKLRAGRLIFGAEPKDQEIIQFIYTKLLHFMDGLSEEVELRNQFTRKMNPKRLARMAAREVNANGVSTFAQAAIQLEYEKRKKEKQTLTRERREEMKVYKRDIKVQKAKEKHRGR; encoded by the coding sequence ATGAAGCTTACGGTTTTTTACGATGGTCAGTATTGGGTAGGTGTTGTAGAAGAGAGTACAGAAGGCAAACTAAGAGCAGGCAGGCTTATTTTTGGGGCTGAGCCAAAAGATCAGGAAATCATCCAATTTATTTACACCAAGCTACTGCATTTCATGGATGGGTTATCGGAAGAAGTAGAACTCAGAAATCAATTTACAAGAAAGATGAATCCGAAGAGGTTAGCACGAATGGCTGCTCGTGAAGTCAACGCCAATGGCGTATCAACTTTCGCCCAAGCAGCAATCCAGTTAGAGTATGAAAAAAGAAAAAAAGAGAAACAAACCCTTACTCGTGAGAGACGAGAAGAAATGAAAGTATATAAAAGAGACATCAAGGTTCAAAAAGCGAAAGAAAAGCACCGTGGACGGTAA
- the tig gene encoding trigger factor, producing the protein MKASWEKIEKNLGVLQVEVDAERVTGALDKAFKKVVQKVAVPGFRKGKVPRPIFEKRFGIESLYQDAIDILLPEVYTEAVNETNIEPVDRPEIEVEQFGKGENFVFKAKVLVKPEVKLGEYKGISVPVESVTVTDEEVAVELEKLQQRHAELVVIDEDTAKEGDTVIIDFEGFVDGKAFEGGKGERYSLELGSKSFIPGFEEQLIGLGTGDFKDVDVTFPEVYHAEELAGKPAVFKVKLHEIKRKQLPVLDDEFAKDVSEFDTLDEFKADLTKQISDRKVKENEAKREGEIVEKAAEAAEVEIPQPMIDTEVEAMVRDFDNRLRAQGMNLDMFMTFSGQTIEDMKGQMATDAEKRVRNNLVLEQIAKEENIVATEEDVTEELSKMAEAYKRSTDEIRSILSANGSLANLQEEVAIRKTVQFLVDNSKN; encoded by the coding sequence ATGAAAGCAAGCTGGGAAAAAATAGAGAAGAACCTTGGGGTTCTGCAAGTTGAAGTTGACGCGGAGCGCGTTACAGGTGCCTTGGACAAGGCATTCAAAAAAGTAGTACAGAAAGTAGCTGTGCCTGGATTCCGTAAAGGTAAAGTGCCACGCCCTATTTTCGAAAAAAGATTTGGTATTGAGAGCTTGTATCAAGATGCAATCGATATTTTGCTTCCTGAAGTGTACACAGAAGCGGTTAATGAGACGAACATCGAGCCAGTAGATCGTCCAGAAATCGAAGTAGAACAATTCGGTAAAGGCGAGAACTTCGTATTCAAAGCGAAGGTATTGGTTAAGCCAGAAGTTAAACTTGGCGAATACAAAGGTATCTCCGTTCCTGTTGAGAGCGTAACCGTAACTGATGAAGAAGTAGCTGTTGAACTTGAGAAGCTACAACAACGTCATGCTGAATTGGTTGTTATCGACGAAGATACTGCTAAAGAAGGCGACACAGTTATCATCGACTTCGAAGGATTCGTTGATGGCAAAGCATTCGAAGGCGGTAAAGGTGAGCGTTATTCCTTGGAACTTGGTTCCAAATCGTTCATCCCAGGATTCGAAGAGCAATTGATCGGCCTTGGAACTGGCGACTTCAAAGATGTTGACGTAACATTCCCTGAAGTGTACCACGCTGAAGAGCTTGCTGGTAAACCAGCGGTATTCAAAGTGAAACTTCATGAAATCAAACGTAAGCAGCTTCCAGTGCTTGATGATGAGTTCGCAAAAGACGTAAGCGAGTTCGATACACTTGACGAGTTCAAAGCAGATTTGACAAAACAAATCTCCGATCGCAAAGTGAAAGAAAACGAAGCGAAACGCGAAGGCGAAATCGTTGAGAAAGCAGCAGAAGCGGCAGAAGTTGAAATTCCGCAACCAATGATCGATACAGAAGTAGAAGCAATGGTTCGCGACTTCGACAACCGTCTTCGTGCACAAGGAATGAACCTTGACATGTTCATGACATTCTCCGGTCAAACGATCGAAGACATGAAAGGTCAAATGGCAACGGATGCTGAGAAACGCGTTCGTAACAACCTTGTTCTTGAGCAAATCGCTAAAGAAGAGAACATCGTAGCGACAGAAGAAGATGTAACGGAAGAACTTTCGAAAATGGCTGAAGCGTACAAACGCTCCACAGACGAAATCCGCAGCATCTTGAGCGCTAACGGTTCCCTTGCGAACCTTCAAGAGGAAGTTGCAATCCGTAAAACGGTTCAATTCCTAGTTGACAACAGCAAGAACTAA